In the genome of Flexistipes sinusarabici DSM 4947, one region contains:
- a CDS encoding ATP-dependent Clp protease ATP-binding subunit produces MFELFTDKARRVILYSREEAEKLLQPYIDTEHLLIGILKESTGVSAEIFNRRGINVMLLISDIKNMTEEGKNLMIKGSLPFSPNAKKVLEYSIEEARILKHKNINPEHILLGILKLKKGKASVVLKKLGFDLISMRDEVRYLSKEENTSTKVATPTLDEFGKDLTVLASQYQLDPVIGRNKEIDRLIQILCRRIKNNAVLLGEPGVGKTAIVEGLAQRMVSESIPEILKDKRLISLDVGTLVAGTKYRGQFEERMKNILKEIESAENIVVFIDEIHTIVGAGAAEGSVDASNMLKPALARGTLQCIGATTLSEYRKHMEKDGALERRFQSIIVDPPDSGETFEILKGLKRQYEDFHKVFIPDDVLKETVYLTDRYVTDKFQPDKSIDVIDETASRVKLRHSLMPDDLQELKSQIDSLKQKRKKYIDTDNFNQIERYSSEIERYGELYQMKVEEWEQTVDDNWPSLTVDNVAEVVSMMTGIPVQKLTEEDTRKATNIDKELKNYLIGQDEAVDTVSRSIKRSFAGINNPEQPIGSFIFLGPTGVGKTELAKRIAESLFGSSNAMIRIDMSEFMEKFNVSRLIGAPPGYIGYNEGGKLTEAVRRKPYSVVLFDEIEKAHPDVLNILLQILDDGFINDNLGHMVNFKNTIIIMTSNLGTKSTLTDKSLGFTNNASQDIDYKTLRNNSLRELKERFPPEFINRLDGLVVFKPLSKDVLYKIIDQQVEEVNARIAKLGKQIVINDDVKDYILSNEYDYHFGARPIKRLIQKHIEDKLSEVLLEGKYAKRKKIKVIVNNGRISFR; encoded by the coding sequence ATGTTTGAACTTTTTACAGACAAGGCAAGACGTGTAATTTTGTATTCAAGAGAGGAAGCTGAAAAGCTTCTTCAACCTTATATAGATACCGAACATCTTCTTATCGGGATTCTTAAGGAAAGTACCGGTGTGTCGGCTGAAATTTTTAACAGAAGAGGCATCAATGTGATGCTTCTTATTTCTGACATTAAAAATATGACCGAAGAAGGTAAAAACCTTATGATAAAGGGCAGTCTTCCGTTCAGCCCAAACGCCAAAAAGGTTCTGGAATATTCCATTGAGGAAGCCAGAATCCTCAAACATAAAAATATAAATCCTGAACATATCCTGCTGGGTATTTTAAAACTGAAAAAAGGCAAAGCTTCTGTAGTATTGAAAAAACTGGGTTTTGATTTGATTTCCATGAGGGATGAGGTAAGGTATTTGTCCAAAGAGGAAAATACATCTACGAAGGTTGCCACACCAACACTTGATGAATTTGGCAAGGATTTGACGGTATTAGCTTCTCAATATCAGCTTGATCCAGTAATAGGGAGAAATAAGGAAATTGACAGACTGATTCAAATTCTCTGCAGAAGGATAAAAAACAATGCCGTTTTGCTTGGTGAACCGGGTGTTGGTAAAACAGCGATTGTTGAAGGTCTGGCTCAGCGTATGGTTTCTGAGTCTATCCCTGAAATTTTAAAAGATAAAAGGCTTATTTCACTGGATGTGGGAACATTAGTTGCCGGCACAAAATACCGCGGACAGTTTGAAGAACGGATGAAAAATATTCTAAAAGAGATTGAGAGTGCTGAAAATATAGTTGTTTTTATAGATGAGATTCACACAATAGTCGGAGCGGGTGCAGCAGAAGGTTCTGTTGATGCATCCAATATGCTTAAGCCGGCATTGGCAAGGGGCACGCTCCAATGCATAGGGGCAACAACACTTAGTGAATACAGAAAACATATGGAAAAAGACGGTGCTCTTGAGCGCCGTTTCCAATCGATTATTGTGGATCCGCCCGACAGCGGGGAAACTTTTGAAATTCTGAAAGGTTTGAAGCGCCAATACGAAGATTTTCATAAGGTTTTTATACCGGACGATGTCCTAAAGGAAACTGTTTATCTGACTGACAGATACGTGACAGATAAATTTCAGCCGGATAAAAGTATTGATGTGATAGACGAAACGGCTTCAAGAGTAAAACTTAGGCACAGCTTAATGCCGGATGATTTGCAGGAGCTGAAAAGTCAGATTGATTCATTAAAGCAAAAGAGGAAAAAATATATTGATACTGACAATTTCAACCAGATAGAAAGGTATTCATCCGAGATCGAACGTTACGGAGAGCTTTATCAGATGAAAGTTGAGGAATGGGAACAGACGGTGGATGACAACTGGCCAAGCCTTACTGTTGATAATGTGGCTGAAGTGGTCTCAATGATGACGGGAATTCCTGTCCAGAAACTGACAGAAGAGGATACACGCAAAGCTACAAACATCGACAAGGAACTGAAAAATTATCTGATAGGCCAGGATGAGGCTGTTGATACCGTTTCCAGGTCGATAAAAAGAAGTTTTGCCGGAATAAATAATCCGGAGCAGCCGATCGGTTCCTTTATTTTTTTAGGCCCCACCGGCGTCGGCAAAACGGAGTTGGCAAAACGGATAGCTGAATCACTTTTCGGCAGTTCCAACGCAATGATCAGAATAGATATGAGTGAGTTTATGGAAAAATTCAATGTTTCCAGACTTATCGGTGCCCCTCCGGGATATATCGGTTACAATGAGGGGGGTAAACTTACGGAAGCGGTGAGACGTAAACCTTATTCTGTTGTGCTGTTTGATGAAATTGAAAAAGCACACCCTGATGTATTGAATATTCTTTTGCAAATACTGGATGACGGTTTTATCAATGATAATCTCGGTCATATGGTAAATTTTAAAAATACGATTATTATAATGACATCGAATCTCGGAACCAAGTCCACGCTTACGGACAAGAGCCTGGGGTTTACCAACAATGCTTCGCAGGATATTGACTATAAGACATTAAGGAATAATTCACTCAGAGAGCTTAAGGAAAGATTCCCACCTGAATTTATAAACAGACTGGACGGGCTTGTTGTTTTTAAACCGCTCTCAAAAGACGTTCTTTACAAGATTATTGATCAGCAGGTTGAGGAAGTTAATGCACGAATTGCTAAATTAGGAAAACAGATCGTAATAAATGACGATGTTAAAGATTATATTCTTTCCAATGAATACGATTATCATTTTGGTGCACGTCCTATAAAAAGGCTTATTCAAAAACATATTGAAGACAAATTGAGTGAAGTACTTCTTGAAGGAAAGTATGCAAAGAGAAAAAAAATCAAAGTGATAGTTAACAATGGCAGAATTTCATTCAGATAA
- a CDS encoding glycine cleavage system protein R has product MTDKEKKYFALTFVSKDRYGIVADVSKVLFDNGFNLEDSSSTLLRGFFSMILIVATRQDYTEEDIKRMFDSLKDISISVRKMNGSDATIAEGLSYVVSVYGSDKPGIVYKVTDYLRSKNINVIDLQTKVAGKENKPIYIMVLEILVPENYQEEEWTVPLKALSDQMGTDIHIRQIETYEF; this is encoded by the coding sequence ATGACGGATAAAGAAAAAAAATACTTTGCTTTGACGTTTGTAAGCAAAGACAGATACGGCATAGTGGCAGATGTTTCCAAAGTACTGTTTGATAACGGGTTTAATCTTGAGGACTCCAGCTCAACACTGCTCAGAGGCTTCTTCTCAATGATTCTCATTGTAGCCACAAGGCAGGATTACACCGAAGAAGATATCAAGAGAATGTTTGACAGTCTTAAGGATATTTCAATCAGCGTGCGGAAAATGAACGGCTCTGATGCCACAATTGCAGAAGGTTTATCTTACGTAGTTTCCGTTTATGGATCCGACAAACCCGGGATCGTATACAAAGTAACAGATTATTTGAGAAGTAAAAATATTAATGTAATAGATTTACAGACAAAGGTTGCGGGCAAAGAAAATAAGCCTATCTATATAATGGTACTTGAAATTCTTGTTCCTGAAAATTATCAGGAAGAGGAATGGACAGTGCCTTTAAAAGCATTGTCGGATCAGATGGGCACGGATATTCATATAAGACAAATTGAGACATACGAGTTTTAA
- the def gene encoding peptide deformylase, protein MAVKEILVYPDERLKEFSEKVTELTDEIRKVIKDLTDTMDATSHSVGIAAPQIGALHRIIAIDASKNKKCNYNHGKLVLINPEVVKWEGIMQFREGCMSVPDYTGNVNRARKVMVQYQNENFEDRVIETEDFEAVLLQHEIDHLDGILFVDRIISKRTDLFRRKKYR, encoded by the coding sequence ATGGCTGTAAAAGAGATTTTGGTCTATCCCGATGAAAGGTTAAAAGAATTCAGTGAAAAAGTCACCGAACTGACCGATGAAATCAGAAAGGTGATAAAGGATCTCACGGACACAATGGATGCCACATCCCACTCCGTAGGTATTGCAGCCCCTCAGATAGGTGCGCTCCACCGTATAATTGCAATTGATGCCTCCAAAAATAAAAAATGCAATTACAATCACGGAAAACTTGTTTTAATAAATCCGGAAGTGGTCAAATGGGAAGGGATAATGCAGTTCAGAGAAGGGTGCATGAGCGTTCCCGACTATACGGGCAATGTCAACCGTGCACGAAAAGTTATGGTGCAGTATCAGAATGAAAATTTCGAAGACAGGGTTATCGAAACCGAAGATTTCGAAGCTGTACTGCTGCAGCATGAGATTGACCATTTGGACGGAATACTTTTTGTGGACAGAATTATCTCCAAACGTACCGACCTTTTCAGAAGGAAAAAATACAGATGA
- a CDS encoding 2-hydroxyacid dehydrogenase, translated as MKKIIVTKKLPFDIEDSFKNYDLIYNKSSEPLSEDELQRELYDADAVISMLSDKINAKMLENAGNLKVVANYAVGFNNIDIDYCSEKNIVVCNTPHVLTEATAELGFALLISAARRIVEADKFVRQGKFKGWEPTLFLGHGLQNKTLGIYGFGKIGQTLGNFARNFKMNVIYNSRSRKRHEEKLIDAQYVTFEHLLDKSDFLVVTAPLNTSTKHRFTKNEFEKMRSSSVFINLGRGEIVRESDLAEALENGEITYAGLDVYEFEPSVNKKLLNMDNVILLPHIGSATVTARKEMAKLCIKSVKKVLEKNNVPWNAVNKNFIVDK; from the coding sequence ATGAAAAAAATAATCGTTACGAAAAAACTCCCCTTCGACATAGAGGACTCTTTCAAAAACTATGACCTAATCTACAACAAATCCTCAGAACCTTTAAGCGAAGATGAATTGCAAAGGGAATTATACGATGCTGATGCAGTTATTTCCATGCTTTCGGACAAAATCAATGCCAAGATGCTTGAAAATGCAGGAAATCTAAAAGTTGTGGCGAACTACGCCGTTGGTTTTAACAATATTGACATAGATTACTGTTCGGAGAAAAATATCGTAGTATGCAATACACCCCATGTTTTAACAGAAGCCACTGCCGAGTTGGGGTTTGCCCTTTTGATTTCAGCTGCACGAAGAATTGTTGAAGCTGACAAATTTGTCCGACAGGGCAAATTTAAAGGGTGGGAGCCGACACTTTTTTTGGGACACGGTTTACAAAACAAAACACTTGGCATATACGGATTCGGCAAAATCGGCCAGACTTTGGGGAATTTTGCGCGAAATTTCAAAATGAATGTAATATACAACTCCAGAAGCAGAAAAAGACATGAAGAGAAGCTGATTGATGCTCAATATGTGACTTTTGAACATCTGCTGGATAAATCCGATTTCCTCGTTGTGACTGCTCCTCTGAATACATCCACAAAACACCGGTTCACGAAAAACGAATTCGAAAAAATGAGAAGCTCATCCGTCTTTATCAATCTTGGAAGAGGTGAAATTGTAAGAGAATCAGACCTTGCCGAAGCACTGGAAAACGGCGAAATCACATACGCAGGTCTTGATGTGTATGAATTCGAACCCTCGGTAAACAAAAAACTTCTTAACATGGACAATGTTATTTTACTGCCTCACATAGGTAGCGCAACAGTAACTGCACGTAAAGAAATGGCTAAATTGTGCATAAAATCCGTAAAAAAAGTTTTGGAAAAAAATAATGTGCCCTGGAATGCTGTTAATAAAAATTTTATTGTTGACAAATAA
- a CDS encoding YkgJ family cysteine cluster protein, with amino-acid sequence MILFVMSVDEKELYKHFWELLNLENSKTISSPSEVKFQHLLPEAEKIIMENREKAFLENIDCKKGCGYCCILNIPVLSPESDNIYHFIKSNFSDQQLNIIKQKIDSYGFQIKNLDDEERIVCRKPCIFLSDEESCSIYPVRPILCRSVTAYSGLIEPDVRYELSHPSGTESQSIPEGEPALN; translated from the coding sequence GTGATATTATTTGTTATGTCTGTTGATGAGAAGGAACTGTACAAACATTTTTGGGAACTTTTAAATCTGGAAAACTCAAAGACAATATCCAGCCCTTCCGAAGTAAAATTTCAACACCTGCTGCCTGAGGCGGAAAAAATAATTATGGAAAACAGAGAAAAGGCATTTCTTGAAAATATAGACTGCAAAAAAGGCTGCGGATACTGCTGTATACTCAACATACCTGTTTTGTCTCCTGAATCGGATAATATTTACCATTTCATAAAATCCAACTTCAGCGATCAGCAGTTAAATATTATTAAGCAAAAGATAGACAGCTACGGATTTCAGATAAAAAATCTCGATGATGAAGAGAGAATTGTATGCAGGAAACCATGTATTTTCCTGTCTGACGAAGAAAGCTGCAGTATTTATCCTGTAAGGCCGATACTATGCCGCTCAGTCACTGCATATTCCGGCTTGATAGAGCCAGATGTCCGTTATGAACTGAGCCACCCTTCCGGAACTGAGAGCCAGTCAATTCCGGAAGGAGAGCCAGCATTAAATTAA
- the istB gene encoding IS21-like element helper ATPase IstB, producing the protein MTNEATINKLLEMRMSTMADTFRSQLDDPSMNSVPFEDRFGLIVDMEYDNRKNNRLQRLIRNASLDQPQADISDINYKSGRKLNKNLISRLATCEYIRQQHNILILGATGSGKSYMACALGMAACKQYYSVKYVRLPELLADLAIARGEGNFPKVIKQYTKYSLLIVDEWLLIKLTESEARDLLEIIHKRHKKASTIFCSQFSPAGWFKKIEEATLADAILDRIIHDSYTIEISYVDKENDKSMREIYGIKNSKN; encoded by the coding sequence ATGACAAATGAAGCTACTATAAATAAACTGCTTGAAATGCGTATGAGTACTATGGCTGATACTTTTCGCAGTCAACTGGATGACCCATCAATGAATAGCGTACCATTTGAAGATCGTTTCGGCTTAATTGTGGACATGGAGTATGATAACCGCAAGAATAATCGCCTTCAAAGACTTATCAGAAATGCTTCCTTAGATCAGCCACAGGCGGACATAAGTGACATAAATTACAAATCCGGAAGAAAGTTAAACAAAAATCTGATTAGCAGACTTGCCACCTGTGAGTATATTCGCCAGCAACACAATATTCTAATACTTGGTGCAACTGGCTCTGGGAAGTCATATATGGCATGTGCCCTGGGAATGGCTGCCTGCAAACAATATTATTCGGTAAAATATGTGAGACTACCGGAACTTCTTGCAGATCTTGCCATAGCAAGAGGAGAAGGTAATTTCCCAAAAGTAATTAAGCAATATACAAAATACAGTTTGTTGATTGTTGATGAATGGCTGCTTATAAAACTGACAGAATCAGAAGCAAGAGATCTGTTAGAAATTATTCACAAACGTCATAAAAAAGCATCAACAATCTTCTGCTCACAATTTTCTCCGGCAGGTTGGTTCAAAAAGATTGAGGAGGCAACACTGGCTGATGCTATACTTGACCGCATTATTCATGATTCGTATACCATCGAAATCAGCTATGTGGACAAAGAAAATGATAAATCGATGAGAGAAATTTATGGTATTAAAAACAGTAAAAATTAA
- a CDS encoding IS5 family transposase translates to MRPKKQDSTTQELLEPLLVNILDMKHPLIQLADKIDWEYFEKEFGSLYHRNDGRPGIPMRMMVGFHYLKYTYNLSDEDVVHGWKENPYWQYFTGEKVFQTKVPINPTSMTRFRNRLKEEDLLKFLEETINTAFRSGYLNKNDVKKVAADTTVQEKNITFPTDIKLFYTMIKYLVKFSKKHEIRLKETHEYSGKKLLMKYSGYVHAKQYKRAGKAVKKMKTKMGKLYRSIERVLPEELRNSDEFQQLKLFYESLWNRSKKSKNKLYSLHSPEVECISKGKSHKRYEFGNKVGFVGTLKKNFILSCKSFHGNPYDGHTLEENLCEAKTLLGSNGTIDTILVDLGYRKHNYRGDAKVHVVPRSMKKFKVNFKRLLKRRSCVEATIGHTKRDNRMDRNYLKGKEGDKANAILAASGHNLRLILAFLLFFLKKFRDNIAKKLGTLVNEVFLDEKYAKKYV, encoded by the coding sequence ATGCGTCCTAAGAAGCAAGATTCGACGACACAAGAGCTTTTAGAACCACTGCTTGTTAACATTCTAGATATGAAACATCCATTAATACAATTAGCAGATAAAATAGACTGGGAATATTTTGAGAAAGAATTTGGCAGTCTTTATCACCGTAACGATGGTCGCCCAGGAATTCCAATGCGTATGATGGTTGGGTTTCATTATTTGAAATACACGTACAATTTGAGTGATGAAGACGTGGTGCATGGCTGGAAAGAAAACCCTTACTGGCAGTACTTCACTGGAGAAAAGGTATTCCAGACAAAGGTGCCGATAAATCCAACCAGCATGACAAGATTTCGGAATCGTTTAAAAGAAGAAGATTTGTTGAAGTTTTTAGAGGAGACAATTAACACTGCTTTTCGTAGTGGTTATCTTAATAAGAATGACGTAAAGAAAGTAGCTGCAGATACGACGGTGCAGGAAAAGAACATAACGTTTCCAACGGACATAAAACTTTTTTATACAATGATCAAATATCTTGTGAAATTTTCAAAGAAGCATGAGATAAGGTTAAAGGAGACACATGAATATTCCGGCAAGAAGCTATTGATGAAATATAGTGGCTATGTTCATGCGAAACAGTACAAGAGAGCGGGTAAGGCAGTAAAAAAGATGAAGACAAAGATGGGCAAATTATATCGTTCTATAGAAAGGGTTTTACCTGAGGAATTGAGGAATTCGGATGAGTTTCAACAGCTAAAGTTATTTTACGAGAGTTTGTGGAATCGGAGTAAAAAGAGCAAGAACAAACTTTACAGTCTTCACAGTCCAGAGGTTGAGTGCATTAGCAAGGGCAAGAGCCATAAGAGGTATGAGTTTGGTAACAAAGTAGGTTTTGTTGGTACATTGAAGAAGAATTTTATACTGAGTTGCAAATCATTTCACGGCAATCCTTATGACGGTCATACATTAGAAGAGAATTTATGTGAAGCAAAAACCCTTTTGGGTAGTAACGGTACAATAGATACGATATTGGTAGATTTGGGTTACAGGAAGCACAATTATAGAGGGGATGCAAAAGTCCATGTAGTTCCACGCAGTATGAAGAAATTCAAAGTTAATTTTAAGAGGTTATTGAAAAGACGAAGTTGTGTTGAGGCGACGATAGGTCATACTAAGCGAGATAACCGGATGGACAGAAATTATCTGAAAGGCAAAGAGGGAGATAAAGCTAATGCGATTTTGGCAGCAAGTGGACATAATTTAAGGCTGATACTGGCCTTCCTTTTATTTTTTCTCAAAAAATTCAGGGATAATATTGCAAAAAAATTAGGAACTTTAGTAAACGAAGTGTTTTTGGATGAAAAATATGCCAAAAAATACGTATAG
- the istA gene encoding IS21 family transposase, giving the protein MTDYREILRLYACGISQRSIANSCQCSRNTVSEVISRAKKKGICWSSDSKESDLELQQKLFPEKTVSSPKRKYPDYDYIDQEMKRSGVTLKLLWTEYCEECRMGKELPLMYSQFCYYYQKYSEKKRGTMHIPRKPGEQIEVDWAGKPAYIIDRDTGELIPCYIFVGVLNYSLYAYAEAFLSMNMESWITAHVNMFKYFGGSTKMLIPDNLKTGVERTDWYTPQINRTYHEMSEHYNTAVIPARVSSPKDKPAVEATVGVVSKWITAAIRNEKFFTVEELNKEIDCRLKAFNYNPFQKKEGCRYSVYLEEKPFLQKLPSNPYELAYWKQATVQFNYHISVDKMNYSVPCEYIKQKVEVRLTKSIVEVFYKNMRICSHKRLYGHKGQYSTVEAHMPENHQKYLKWDGTSFIEWAKNIGPSTTITVKSILVNPEKGIFS; this is encoded by the coding sequence ATGACCGACTATCGAGAAATCCTGCGTCTTTATGCATGCGGGATAAGTCAAAGAAGCATTGCTAACAGCTGTCAATGTTCCCGTAATACTGTTTCGGAAGTAATATCCAGAGCTAAGAAAAAAGGGATATGCTGGTCTTCAGACTCAAAGGAATCTGATTTAGAGTTACAACAAAAACTTTTTCCTGAAAAAACAGTATCCTCACCAAAACGCAAATATCCTGACTATGACTACATTGACCAGGAAATGAAGCGCAGTGGAGTAACCCTAAAACTGCTTTGGACAGAATACTGTGAAGAATGCCGGATGGGAAAAGAACTCCCTCTGATGTATTCTCAATTCTGCTATTATTACCAGAAATATTCTGAGAAAAAACGTGGGACGATGCATATTCCGCGCAAGCCCGGAGAACAAATCGAAGTTGATTGGGCTGGCAAACCTGCTTATATAATAGACCGGGATACCGGAGAACTTATCCCCTGTTACATATTTGTAGGTGTTTTAAACTACAGTCTGTATGCATACGCTGAGGCATTTTTGTCAATGAATATGGAAAGCTGGATAACAGCTCATGTAAATATGTTCAAGTACTTTGGCGGATCAACAAAAATGCTTATTCCTGATAACTTGAAAACAGGAGTAGAACGTACAGATTGGTATACACCTCAAATAAACAGGACTTATCACGAAATGTCGGAGCATTATAATACAGCAGTAATCCCTGCCCGAGTTTCTTCACCAAAAGATAAACCGGCAGTAGAAGCTACTGTAGGAGTTGTCTCCAAATGGATAACAGCAGCGATACGTAATGAAAAATTCTTTACAGTTGAGGAGTTGAACAAAGAAATTGACTGCCGCTTAAAAGCTTTTAACTATAATCCTTTTCAGAAGAAAGAAGGCTGCAGATATAGTGTATATTTGGAAGAAAAACCGTTTCTGCAAAAACTTCCTTCAAATCCATATGAACTGGCATATTGGAAACAGGCAACAGTGCAATTTAATTATCACATCTCAGTGGATAAAATGAATTATTCGGTACCTTGTGAGTATATAAAACAAAAAGTTGAAGTGCGATTAACAAAAAGCATTGTTGAGGTATTTTACAAAAATATGCGTATTTGCTCCCACAAGCGTTTATACGGTCATAAAGGGCAATATAGCACTGTGGAAGCTCATATGCCGGAGAATCATCAAAAGTATCTTAAATGGGACGGTACCAGCTTTATAGAGTGGGCTAAAAACATTGGTCCCAGTACTACCATAACGGTAAAATCTATTTTAGTTAACCCTGAAAAAGGTATATTTTCTTAA
- a CDS encoding transcriptional coactivator p15/PC4 family protein — protein sequence MSVIGEVQKNNTEKFVVEAKEYKGKNFVDVRIYYLDKESNDWKPTKKGITLTKYTYEPLLKLITEAYQKIQ from the coding sequence ATGTCTGTAATTGGTGAAGTTCAGAAAAATAATACGGAAAAGTTTGTGGTTGAGGCAAAGGAGTACAAGGGCAAGAACTTTGTTGATGTACGAATTTACTATCTTGACAAAGAGAGTAACGACTGGAAACCCACCAAAAAGGGGATAACACTTACGAAATATACTTATGAGCCTTTACTGAAACTAATTACGGAAGCTTATCAAAAAATTCAGTAA
- a CDS encoding SprT-like domain-containing protein yields MDIRKKLYQLENISDKFFGFHPDCKVIVDLRGQAAGKADAQNKVIRLNSDFLHHYPEKMVNEVLPHEYAHILSYEIDKKCGVRNKPHGPTWKKVMSIFGLVPKRTHDFDIKKTYVRNMKYFLYVCGCSKHHLSAIRHNRSERSRGNFFYSCRICGKRLKYVEPLRTENE; encoded by the coding sequence ATGGATATACGAAAAAAGTTGTATCAGTTAGAAAACATAAGTGACAAATTTTTTGGCTTTCATCCGGATTGTAAGGTGATAGTGGATTTAAGAGGCCAAGCTGCGGGTAAAGCGGATGCTCAAAATAAAGTTATCCGGTTGAACAGCGATTTTCTTCATCATTACCCGGAGAAGATGGTTAATGAAGTTTTACCTCATGAATATGCACATATTTTATCCTATGAAATTGACAAAAAATGTGGCGTCAGAAATAAGCCGCATGGTCCCACCTGGAAAAAGGTTATGAGCATCTTCGGTTTAGTACCAAAGAGAACTCACGACTTTGATATTAAAAAAACTTATGTTAGAAATATGAAATATTTTTTATATGTCTGTGGATGCAGCAAGCATCATCTTAGTGCCATAAGGCATAACAGAAGTGAAAGAAGCCGAGGGAATTTTTTTTACAGCTGCCGGATTTGCGGCAAAAGATTGAAATATGTTGAACCTTTGAGGACTGAAAATGAATGA
- a CDS encoding DUF2283 domain-containing protein gives MKVKYFNDTDTALIEFADREVFETREISENIYIDVDAEGNIVNMTIEHAKSNAALWEFSYEEMDKQTA, from the coding sequence ATGAAAGTAAAATATTTTAATGATACGGATACTGCTCTCATAGAATTTGCTGACCGTGAAGTTTTTGAAACAAGGGAAATTAGCGAAAATATATACATTGATGTTGATGCTGAAGGGAATATAGTTAACATGACAATAGAGCATGCTAAATCAAATGCTGCTCTTTGGGAATTTTCATATGAAGAAATGGATAAGCAAACTGCTTAA
- a CDS encoding SHOCT domain-containing protein, with translation MHGYNGYGFGMGYGMGFGWIIWIIVIILLIFLLVKVFGSQNNSSGRDENRALEILKERYAKGEIDKQEFEEKKKDLK, from the coding sequence ATGCACGGTTATAACGGATACGGTTTTGGTATGGGATATGGAATGGGTTTTGGATGGATAATCTGGATTATAGTTATAATTTTGCTTATTTTTTTATTGGTAAAAGTCTTTGGCAGTCAAAACAATTCCTCAGGCAGAGATGAAAACAGGGCTCTTGAAATACTTAAGGAGCGGTATGCAAAGGGTGAAATTGACAAACAGGAATTTGAGGAAAAGAAAAAAGATTTAAAATGA
- a CDS encoding PepSY domain-containing protein, with protein MKKLLVLAAITVFGASLALAHGNGYGRGYGMGPGMMSQGYGQGQGYSQGYGPGYCMGNGFQGAVEQLSEDGAKEVVQKVVAANFKGFKVEKVEQFRMPMGTMYEVEVVDGNNNRLEFHVNPWGNVMGPFTDGYRNQN; from the coding sequence ATGAAAAAGTTACTTGTTTTAGCAGCAATCACAGTTTTTGGAGCATCACTGGCTTTGGCTCATGGCAATGGTTATGGCAGAGGTTACGGGATGGGACCCGGAATGATGAGCCAAGGTTACGGACAGGGACAAGGATATAGTCAGGGGTATGGCCCGGGGTACTGTATGGGTAATGGTTTCCAGGGTGCTGTTGAACAGCTGAGTGAAGACGGTGCCAAGGAAGTTGTACAAAAAGTAGTTGCAGCGAATTTCAAAGGGTTTAAAGTTGAAAAAGTTGAGCAATTCCGCATGCCTATGGGAACAATGTATGAAGTGGAAGTAGTTGATGGAAATAATAACAGATTGGAGTTCCACGTAAACCCGTGGGGCAATGTGATGGGACCTTTTACCGATGGTTACAGAAATCAGAATTAA